The Huiozyma naganishii CBS 8797 chromosome 9, complete genome nucleotide sequence ATGGGTGACCACAGGGGTGGTTACTATAACTTTAGGTGATCTGCCACCCGGTGGGAACATATGGAACTCGGTGGCCGGCGATCTGGAGTCCGGGTGGACGATGATGACTGGTGCGGAGAACACAATGATGATGACTGGGACAGGGACAGAAACGGCAGTCGCAACAGGTGTACCAGCAAGAACCACCGATAGTGCTGCTGAGGCCACTGTGCAGTGTTCTACGTACGGTACTTTTGACCACAGCAAATCGTCCACTTTCAAGTCGAACAATACAGCCTTCGCCATCTCCTACGGTGATACCTCCTATGCGTCAGGTAGCTGGGGTATTGACACGATGAGCATCAACAAATTGAATGTGTCAGGTGTCTCCTTCGCCGTGGCAAACTACAGTAACTCAAGTATGGGTGTCCTTGGGATCGGGCTACCAGGCCTGGAGGTCACTAACCAATTATCGAACACTGCGAGTGGGAAAAAGGACATCGCCGCGGCCTCATCATCACTGTACCAGTACGCCAATTTCCCCatggtgttgaagaacgacGGTATCATTCACAAAGTCGCGTACTCACTGTTTTTGAACGACCCACAGGAACAAGAAGGCTCTGTCTTGTTCGGAGCTGTAGACCATTCCAAGTACACCGGCACTCTGTACACGGTGCCCCTGGTGGACATATACCACGATTCTGCGAGCTCCAAACCGGTTGAGTTCGATATCACGCTGTATGGTCTAGGGGTCGATAAGGACGGCTCTCAATCGACTATTGCAACGACCACTATACCGGCTCTTCTGGACTCTGGGACAACCATTTCCTATTTCCCTGCGCAATTAGCTAACGAAATTGCCAGGAAGTTCAATGCAACTTACGATAGCAGATCTGGGTTTTACACCATGAGCTGTTCCTACGATACAAGCAACACAAATTTGGTGTTCGATTTTGGTGGGTTCCATATCACGGCTCCCCTGGATGATTTTGTAGTACAACAGAGTTCCCAAACGTGCGTCCTGGCAATAGGGCCACAGCAGGAAAACTGGGTCGTTTTGGGGGACGTCTTCTTGTCGAACGCATACGTCGTTTACGATCTAGAGAATCTGGAAGTCTCCATGGCACAGGCAAACTTCGACAGCAGTCTCCCTGAATCGGTGGAGGTCATTAGTTCTACGGTCCCAAGTGCCGTCAAGGCCGCATCCTATAGCAACCCATGGTCCAGCGCCGTTATGATGAGCACTGGTGGGAACATCTTCACCGTCGAGGGGGCCTCGAACACGACCGGGTCTTCGAGCACACGTTCTGGTAGCAGGATAACTTCACGTGttggcagcagcagcagcacgaGACGCTCTGAAGCGTCCTCATCGATGGGGACCAATCAACGGAAAAACGCTGGTGCCATCGTTCTGCCATCTTTCAGCACGGCAATTTTCACCTTTATCGcgtccttcttgttgtgAATACTCTTGTCAGAACCTTACGTGCAACCAAATTCTCTAAACGTTGTTACTTAAAGGACAGAACTCAAAAGATTTATGTATATAACGGATATATTTACATGTcttatttctttgatttACATTATGCGATGTCTAAAAGAATGGTTGATGGAGTCGTAAGTTCAGCATACGAAGCGGCACTCGTTGACTTCCACTGCGTGATACGAGCAGCGTGTATCAATGTTGCGCTTCGAGATGCGCGGGTTTAGTGGGTACGCTGTGCAGTACTCCCCCTTCCTCGATAGTAGGCTCGCGGTCGCTACGGGCACGAATTACGGATTAATCGGGAACGGTAAACTATGGATATTGGATATCTCTCCAGAGGGCCAAATGGTAACTCGAAGGGATTATCTAACACAGGATTGTCTCTTTGATTTAGCATGGAGCGAACTCAATGAAAACCAGTGTCTTGTGGCGCAAGGAGATGGCAGCCTACGACTTTTCGATACAACCCTGGATAAGTACCCTGTCGCGGTGTATCAGGAGCACAGAGACGAGGTAGCAAGCTGTAACTGGTCGCTTATCGGGAGAAACACTTTTGTCTCCAGTGGATGGGATGGGCTGGTGAAGGTATGGAGCGTCGGTAGACCCAACAGTGTTATGACATTGAAACCAAGAACGAGGTCCAACACAGCGGTGCTCGACCGACCGAACGGTACAGGTACCACCAATGGGAAAGATTGTGTATACCAGGCAAAGTTTTCGCCGCATGACGATTCGTTAATGGTTTGCTGCTCAGGGGACTCGACGGTGTCCCTTTTTGATCTAAGAGCATCTCAGCCAGGTCAAGGCCCGACGCACCAATTCATGGCACACAGTGGATCAGAAACCCTCAGCGTAGACTTCAATAAGTACAGAACTAATGTTATAGCTACCGGGGGAGTCGATAACAAGATTAAGATCTGGGACTTACGAATGCTCAGAACAGGGCCCCTTTCGATTCGGGGAAAGTGGCCTGAGGGCCCAAGAGGGGCCAAGCAAGTGCAGTGCACTAACGAAATCGTCGGTGGTCACGAGTTGGCTGTCAGAAAGGTCAATTGGTCCCCGCACTCGAGCAATTACTTACTCTCCACATCATATGACATGACATGTTGCATATGGCAAGATATGGGCTATGCTACGGACCGCACCAGAGGCAACAATAGTGGGTACGGCGTAACTACGGGGAGAACAAATGCGAGTGACCTGCGCAATGGGCTCGTGTCAAGATTCACCGCTCATACAGAGTTTGTATTCGACGGAGACTGGTCGCTCTGGGGTGCGCCAGGGTTTGTGGCGACTACCGGCTGGGATGGGAACGTGTTCGTGTGGAAAGGCACTCCCTAAAGGAGTTCAATCCTCCCACTGTAACTGACCTTTGCACCCTCTCACCATATTTCATATTCATATTCACAATACGTATCTTAAAATTATTATGTCGTTACGGAAAACCTCGTATTCCAACGTTTTAGAGGAGGGAGCAACGACGGGGACATTGCTAGAGTTCGACGAGGAGATCAACCACCAATGTCGCTGGCACTAAAGCCGCTCACAATAGATGTGCAGGGGAAACAATTGGACtcgaagcagaagaagttcCATTCGAACGTGAAGAAGGCGTTGGAGCGGTTCGACTTAGTTACAGAATGGGCAGATTACATCGCCTCACTGGGTGCGCTGTTGAAGGCTTTGCAGAGTTGGCAACCGCAATTTTCTAACGTCAAGTACTACGTGCCGTCACCATATGAGGTGAGTAGACGGTTGACCTCGTCTCTAAGCCCCGAACTACCTGCCGGTGTCCACAACAAAACCTTAGAAGTTTACACATACATCTTCGAGAACATTGGGCTAGAAGCACTGGCCTCAGAGTGTAACATTTGGATTCCAGGTATTTTGCCATTAATGTCGTACGCATCGATGTCTGTCAGATCGACGCTTATCGAGGTGTACGATACATATCTGGTTCAATTGCCCTCTCAGACCCTGCAAGTGGTTGTTAGACCGTTGCTTGCATCGTTGTTCCCCGGGGTTGACGACGAGAGTAGTGAATTTCTGGGCCCAACTTTGAAGCTGATTGAAACTTTACAAGAGAACTTGGGAGACGACTCTCTGTTTTGGCAGACCTGTTTTATCATCATGATGGCTAATAAGGAGAGACGATTAGGTGGTCTTGTTTGGCTGACAAGAAAATTGCCCTCTTTGAATGCGGTGCCGCATTTGGTAGCAGAACTAAACAAGACTGACGCTGCCTTGACGAAAAATAGATCAAAAGATACTGCACTGGCACTCTTACTACCTCAAACTAAGAAATTGTTAAAACCGGAACCTGGTTTGCTAATTCGCTGTTTTGTCTGTGCTTTAGACCAAGACAATGATTTGTTGATCAAAAGGGGTGCTTTGGACTTGTTGCTGCAAAGATTACATTTGAACTCTCCTGTCTTAACTGACATTGTCAACGCAGAGGACTTAAAACTGTTAGTGATGAGCTGCTGCAAGACGACTTTGGCGAAAGATATGTCCTTGAACAGAAGAGTATGGAACTGGCTGCTAGGACCGAGCCTCAACAATAACCCAGGAAATGATGGTGCTACAACACCGGTCTCCGCTGCAGACCTAAGTATCAACAACTCAAAATATTTCATGAAATATGGAATTGATCCACTAATAAATGGACTAGAGGATATGATTAGTACCGCAGATGGAATTTTGGTTGCCCTTAGAGTGTGTCTTTTGTTCATGGACCGCTGGGAAATTGGTTCCCACGTCATTCCAAAAATGTTCATCACGTTATTGCGTGGtactgaaaaatttcaagataATGAGCAGGTTATGAAAGCAGCAAATACATTCTTTGATGCTGTAGAGACTTTCATCATTTGGAGTGAGATATTCAAGTGGGTTATTCAAAACGGGGATTTTGCATTCTTGCAGTTCGTTTTGGCAAATTTTCATATAACAGGTGACGAGGAAATTATTGTTAGGCACTTACCACCGATACTTTTGGCTATATTgagcttcttcaacattgAACAGAACCGAGCGCGTTTGCCAAAAAATAAGCAAAATGAATTGATTTCACAAATCTTAGAGTTTCTACCAGAACGCGCCTTCTTACCCCTAAGCAACTCTAAACTCAGCATCAAAGATGACCATGATCCCAATactactttgaaagttatTGATGACTACTACAGTAAAATCCGCGACTCCATTCTGACTTCTGATGATAATGAAAATCCAAATGAAATTACGCTTCCATTCGCCACGGCTGATTTGACCTTTTTGATTGTTTACAACGTTTATGAATTATTATTGAGGGATCTTAAGGTCGGTACGAACATTAAAGAATCCTCAAAACTCTTCGTCGCCGTATTTGAAAAGGTTCCTGAACACAACgacgaagaaaataaaataccCGAAAATTGGTCATTAATCACATTAACTgataaaatttttgaaacccTTAGAAAGGATAATTCGCCGCTCGAAACAGATGCTTTGGTAGGCGTTTTGGATATATACAGCCACTACCTCTTTCTGCGTATGCCATTATTAGAATCGATAAAAATGTTGAACCTTATTGTTAGCTTACTATGGGAATATATGCTTAGCCCGAACTGGCAGGGTATTGCcatcaaatctttgaaatcaCTGAtaagaactgttccaacCGAAAACATTGAAGCTGCTCTTTGCTCCGCCTTCAAAAATGAGAAGGATGTCACCAAAAGGTTACTCGTTTTGGACTTATTGTGGGTGCATTCGAGCGACTATGCTGCAATTATCAGACAGCCATTAGAGTTGATACTGGACGTACTTTTCGATGATCAGAATCCCTATTATTTGACAGTTTCGAAGTGGATCTTATCACTACTGAATTCGGGGACATCAAATAGATTGTACCAAATTTTAACAGATGAACTATCTTCTTTCCCGTTTTTAAATAATGATACACTAGGAGAGtttgatgatttggaaatgTTTGCATATAGAGTCCAAGTGCTAATCAATGTCTTGCACACTAATGATGCCCTTGTCATGAAGAACTTTTCTACAGAGTTGACACCAAACTCGTCGTTGGATAAATGGAAGAACCAAGATGTTTCAACCTACAAAAATCTTACGATAGCAATTTTGATGAAGTTTTTGGCATTAGAAAATAATTCAGATGCGAAAAGCATCAGGAGTACTCTTATTCTTTTGAACTGTTTACTGGATGGGACAGAAGAAAACTTCAAGGATTatattatcttttttttgaagctAGTCAGCAAATATGTGACGGAAATAAACCTCGAAGGTGAATTAATTGCTGTTTCACTTTTGGATATGGTCTCAAAAATATTAAGGCTATCGCACAATCGTGGTATGAAACTAGAAATATTTACCGATGATGATTCCCATTTGAAGTTTATTGATTTCTTGGTGACGAGTATATCGAAAATTAACAATACCTTGGTGATAACCTCGTATGTCAAACTGCTATCCGAGAGTATAACGTATTTCGGTAATTCTTTATTTGACATTCTATTGCCGTTGACCGCTTCTATCATACAGTGTATCCAACGGTTCTTAAATgcagagaaagaaaagggaGGATACTACCAATCAATATCACTACTTTTAGGTGCTCTTGAAGATATACTAAAAGTTTCTCACAGTTTGCTTTCGATGGACGAGAAAGACAGTTACTTCTCTGGGGTGGGAAATACCGGCGATTTTTTACAATCTGTAGTTTCTAACGTGTTTTCTAACGAGAACCAGGAAACCGGAATTAGGACACAAGGGGAGCGCGATGTAATTATCCAAGCCTTTAAACAGGTCACTGTGTGCTCTTTAGATATATGGACATGGGCTCACAAAACAACTGGAGTTATAGGGGGGAAATCCAGTAGTACCCCAAACACGGGGAATTATAATGCTTACAAATTTAAGTTCAGGTCCAAGAAGTTACTTGAAACCCTCTTTCTTCTGGAACCTATGGAGGTGCTTGAAAATCTAATTGTGATCGAATCTAGCGACATGGTAATTACGCTTATTCACGTCCTAGATGGGAATAAACCATCTTTAACCATTccattcttcttttttggaATAATTAGTAGATACAATAAAGGAAGTGTTACGAAATTTTCCATACACAAGAGCTCCAAAGGATCTGGGAGACTGGAATCATCATTAATTCATAAGTTGAAAGGTGAAACATTGATGGACTTCCTTGTCACCTACGCAAAATCGTTGGAAAATACAGCCGTCGAGGAGTTCTACAACGATTtcatcagtttctttaaaGATATCGCCTTGAACTACACATTGTATAAGCCAATAGCTTATAAGGTGATTGAATTTATTGGTATCATTGCAGAAAAGTTGCAGAAGACACAATTCAATCAACAAAAACATTACAAGAAGGAGTTGTCTGATATTTTTGTCAAGTACTTGCCCAATGCTATTGCAGAGCTACCCAGTGATGCCTTAGAAAAGAGCAAGGCACTTACAATAGTAAGGCATTTggtttcaaaagttcaGTACATTGTTAATGATACTGTTGGTGGCGATAGATTTAGCTCCATCATATCAATCATCGTTTCCCAATGTCTAACAACCCCATTGAAATATAAAGGGGAAAAGGACAGTAAACTTTCAGATGATTATTTGACATTGGCAACCTCTGTTTCCGAAGTAGGCGCTAAAGTAAAGAACTGGAAGGCTTTGATAGCAGAGATTTTTCAAGATGAGAAGAAAAGTCCCTGTTTTGGTGAGAACAAACTGTGGAATTCGATCATATACGAATGGTCCCAATACCCTGACAATAAAACCAAGTTATTAGCTGATTTACTGTTAGTAACTGGTTCAAAGAGAATGGGGATGACGCCAGCATTAATAACGTTTAATTCGTGGAACGATTCGGAGGTTGATGCCAAGTGCCAAAACatgttgaagatatcgtATCTATTGATCATTGCACCTGTGGACACATACCTTCTGGATTTCCAATCATTGATATCCTGTGTTTGCCAGTATCTGGTTGGTAACGACTCGAAAATCAAAACTACTTGCTGGATTCTTTTGAGAGTGTTGTTTTTGAGGTTCTCGGTGTCGCATTTCAATGATTACTGGGGGACGCTTTCATACTGCCTGCAAACAAATTTACAAGAGTTCTGCGAGTCAGTTCAGATCCAGCAGAATGTGGATTGCAATCTCGTCTTGCAAGTTTGCAAGACACTAGATTTATTGTTAGCGTTGGGTTACGAGGGATTTACTTCCACTAACGAATGGTTGTTTATTATTGATACTGTGAACTGTATCTTCAAAACGTATCCGTATGTGGCGTTAGTAGATAAGATCTCtgaattcaaagaatatGGAATTGGGCAGATTGGTGATATTGAATTGACCGAATCCAAGGAACTAAGACTGCCCTTACTATGCGGGGTACATTCGATAACGAAGCAGAGTCAGCTGAGAAACTTTTTCAGTGGGTTGAGTTACTCATACTATGAAAGTATGTACAGTTTGAAACCACTCGACACGCCCGCTTGTGAAACCGATGTATTCGAAGACATATTCGCTCAAGTTTAAACCAGATGTTGGAACTCTGTGTGTACGATATCAAAGTGATAAATTGAATTGAGGTAGGCTACGGAAACATTCAAAAAGTACGTATGACATAatactgtttttttttggttaTTTACTTATGCATGAATCTATAAACGGACAAGACCTCCCATCCTGCCTTTCTATGCTCTATCAGTTCTATATCCCAGCTAGGATCTTCTtgcattattttttggacaagttgCTCTGGTTTGTTTCGGGCACAGAACAAAATGTATGCAACGCCTTTCGGCGAGAGTACCGTTTCCAAGGAGTCCAGAACCTTCCCAGTAATCTCCATCCCATCAACGCCTCCCAGCAGAGCTAGGTCTAGCCACTGGTCGATATTCTCCTTTGTATCTGGGATCTCTGGAACCTCCTCTGCTGGAACGTACGGTGGATTGAACACTAACAAATCAACCTGTTTGTCTCTCAAACCCGTTGTTAAATCGCTCTGTACCGGTTCCAAATACCCTGAATGGCCATTTTCTTTTATACAGTTATTTAGTGTTGCCGTCTGTAAAGTACCTTCAAGCGCCCATGGGTTGATATCCAGAGCCAGATACAGTGCCCCATTGTGACTCGGTATATTATTCTGCATCATGAATGTCGTTACAATCCCAGAGCCGGGTCCCAGCTCACATACTATTGCCAGATTGCCATCGAATCTCGTCTGCAAAAATTGTAAATCTTTCTCCAAGGAATCTAGGAGAAGAAAACTATCCTCTGCCGGCTCATAAACTTTCTCATAATCGCACTTTACATATGGTGTGGGTAACATCGCTACAGAAATCCTCTACGTCACACACAGCTTTTGTCTAACTTATCGACCTCAACTCCAGAAACTCATACTGCTGATCGGTTTCAcagccaaaaaaaaaaataattggga carries:
- the KNAG0I00910 gene encoding pepsin-like aspartic protease (similar to Saccharomyces cerevisiae MKC7 (YDR144C) and YPS1 (YLR120C); ancestral locus Anc_8.318) yields the protein MREWLAKRDNTDGYSLMDVQNQVSFYSVDLEIGTPPQKVTVLVDTGSSDLWVMGTDNPLCASGRRGKKFLGDEGDARVEIEAQQKDEWVTTGVVTITLGDLPPGGNIWNSVAGDLESGWTMMTGAENTMMMTGTGTETAVATGVPARTTDSAAEATVQCSTYGTFDHSKSSTFKSNNTAFAISYGDTSYASGSWGIDTMSINKLNVSGVSFAVANYSNSSMGVLGIGLPGLEVTNQLSNTASGKKDIAAASSSLYQYANFPMVLKNDGIIHKVAYSLFLNDPQEQEGSVLFGAVDHSKYTGTLYTVPLVDIYHDSASSKPVEFDITLYGLGVDKDGSQSTIATTTIPALLDSGTTISYFPAQLANEIARKFNATYDSRSGFYTMSCSYDTSNTNLVFDFGGFHITAPLDDFVVQQSSQTCVLAIGPQQENWVVLGDVFLSNAYVVYDLENLEVSMAQANFDSSLPESVEVISSTVPSAVKAASYSNPWSSAVMMSTGGNIFTVEGASNTTGSSSTRSGSRITSRVGSSSSTRRSEASSSMGTNQRKNAGAIVLPSFSTAIFTFIASFLL
- the PEX7 gene encoding Pex7p (similar to Saccharomyces cerevisiae PEX7 (YDR142C); ancestral locus Anc_8.316) codes for the protein MLRFEMRGFSGYAVQYSPFLDSRLAVATGTNYGLIGNGKLWILDISPEGQMVTRRDYLTQDCLFDLAWSELNENQCLVAQGDGSLRLFDTTLDKYPVAVYQEHRDEVASCNWSLIGRNTFVSSGWDGLVKVWSVGRPNSVMTLKPRTRSNTAVLDRPNGTGTTNGKDCVYQAKFSPHDDSLMVCCSGDSTVSLFDLRASQPGQGPTHQFMAHSGSETLSVDFNKYRTNVIATGGVDNKIKIWDLRMLRTGPLSIRGKWPEGPRGAKQVQCTNEIVGGHELAVRKVNWSPHSSNYLLSTSYDMTCCIWQDMGYATDRTRGNNSGYGVTTGRTNASDLRNGLVSRFTAHTEFVFDGDWSLWGAPGFVATTGWDGNVFVWKGTP
- the DOP1 gene encoding Dop1p (similar to Saccharomyces cerevisiae DOP1 (YDR141C); ancestral locus Anc_8.313); this translates as MSLALKPLTIDVQGKQLDSKQKKFHSNVKKALERFDLVTEWADYIASLGALLKALQSWQPQFSNVKYYVPSPYEVSRRLTSSLSPELPAGVHNKTLEVYTYIFENIGLEALASECNIWIPGILPLMSYASMSVRSTLIEVYDTYLVQLPSQTLQVVVRPLLASLFPGVDDESSEFLGPTLKLIETLQENLGDDSLFWQTCFIIMMANKERRLGGLVWLTRKLPSLNAVPHLVAELNKTDAALTKNRSKDTALALLLPQTKKLLKPEPGLLIRCFVCALDQDNDLLIKRGALDLLLQRLHLNSPVLTDIVNAEDLKLLVMSCCKTTLAKDMSLNRRVWNWLLGPSLNNNPGNDGATTPVSAADLSINNSKYFMKYGIDPLINGLEDMISTADGILVALRVCLLFMDRWEIGSHVIPKMFITLLRGTEKFQDNEQVMKAANTFFDAVETFIIWSEIFKWVIQNGDFAFLQFVLANFHITGDEEIIVRHLPPILLAILSFFNIEQNRARLPKNKQNELISQILEFLPERAFLPLSNSKLSIKDDHDPNTTLKVIDDYYSKIRDSILTSDDNENPNEITLPFATADLTFLIVYNVYELLLRDLKVGTNIKESSKLFVAVFEKVPEHNDEENKIPENWSLITLTDKIFETLRKDNSPLETDALVGVLDIYSHYLFLRMPLLESIKMLNLIVSLLWEYMLSPNWQGIAIKSLKSLIRTVPTENIEAALCSAFKNEKDVTKRLLVLDLLWVHSSDYAAIIRQPLELILDVLFDDQNPYYLTVSKWILSLLNSGTSNRLYQILTDELSSFPFLNNDTLGEFDDLEMFAYRVQVLINVLHTNDALVMKNFSTELTPNSSLDKWKNQDVSTYKNLTIAILMKFLALENNSDAKSIRSTLILLNCLLDGTEENFKDYIIFFLKLVSKYVTEINLEGELIAVSLLDMVSKILRLSHNRGMKLEIFTDDDSHLKFIDFLVTSISKINNTLVITSYVKLLSESITYFGNSLFDILLPLTASIIQCIQRFLNAEKEKGGYYQSISLLLGALEDILKVSHSLLSMDEKDSYFSGVGNTGDFLQSVVSNVFSNENQETGIRTQGERDVIIQAFKQVTVCSLDIWTWAHKTTGVIGGKSSSTPNTGNYNAYKFKFRSKKLLETLFLLEPMEVLENLIVIESSDMVITLIHVLDGNKPSLTIPFFFFGIISRYNKGSVTKFSIHKSSKGSGRLESSLIHKLKGETLMDFLVTYAKSLENTAVEEFYNDFISFFKDIALNYTLYKPIAYKVIEFIGIIAEKLQKTQFNQQKHYKKELSDIFVKYLPNAIAELPSDALEKSKALTIVRHLVSKVQYIVNDTVGGDRFSSIISIIVSQCLTTPLKYKGEKDSKLSDDYLTLATSVSEVGAKVKNWKALIAEIFQDEKKSPCFGENKLWNSIIYEWSQYPDNKTKLLADLLLVTGSKRMGMTPALITFNSWNDSEVDAKCQNMLKISYLLIIAPVDTYLLDFQSLISCVCQYLVGNDSKIKTTCWILLRVLFLRFSVSHFNDYWGTLSYCLQTNLQEFCESVQIQQNVDCNLVLQVCKTLDLLLALGYEGFTSTNEWLFIIDTVNCIFKTYPYVALVDKISEFKEYGIGQIGDIELTESKELRLPLLCGVHSITKQSQLRNFFSGLSYSYYESMYSLKPLDTPACETDVFEDIFAQV
- the MTQ2 gene encoding S-adenosylmethionine-dependent methyltransferase (similar to Saccharomyces cerevisiae MTQ2 (YDR140W); ancestral locus Anc_8.312); the encoded protein is MLPTPYVKCDYEKVYEPAEDSFLLLDSLEKDLQFLQTRFDGNLAIVCELGPGSGIVTTFMMQNNIPSHNGALYLALDINPWALEGTLQTATLNNCIKENGHSGYLEPVQSDLTTGLRDKQVDLLVFNPPYVPAEEVPEIPDTKENIDQWLDLALLGGVDGMEITGKVLDSLETVLSPKGVAYILFCARNKPEQLVQKIMQEDPSWDIELIEHRKAGWEVLSVYRFMHK